From one Mycolicibacterium sp. HK-90 genomic stretch:
- a CDS encoding FAD-binding oxidoreductase, with the protein MSAPDTEIATLAAELPDGAVLTDPAVIEGYRRDAAADPKAGLPRAVVRVGSTEDVQAVLRWASTHGVAVVPRGAGSGLSGGANAVDGGIILSTERMRQIRIDTANRTAVVQPGLLNSEVKRAAAEHGLWYPPDPASVEISSIGGNAATNAGGLCCVKYGVTSDYVLGMEVVLADGTAFRLGGPRLKDVAGLSLTKLFVGSEGILGVITELTLRLIPAQPPASTVVAVFASVQDAADAVVAITAKVRPAMLELMDHASINAVEDYSRMGLDRAAQALLLVQSDAPGAAQEEIAHIVAACETSGATEVFATDDPEEGAGFTAARRLVGLALMQLGTLLLEDVTVPIPVLPELVAGIKRIAEDCDVLICVVAHAGDGNTHPVVVFDADDPDMSARAEMAFARVMELAIALGGTITGEHGVGRLKRDWLPMQLGEDVMALTRRIKDALDPHGILNPGAVLR; encoded by the coding sequence ATGTCCGCGCCGGACACCGAGATCGCCACACTGGCCGCCGAACTGCCGGACGGTGCGGTGCTCACCGATCCCGCGGTGATCGAAGGGTATCGCCGCGACGCCGCGGCCGACCCGAAGGCAGGCCTGCCCCGCGCCGTCGTCCGGGTCGGCAGCACCGAGGACGTGCAGGCCGTGCTGCGCTGGGCGAGCACGCATGGCGTCGCGGTGGTTCCCAGGGGTGCGGGCTCCGGCCTCTCGGGCGGTGCCAATGCCGTCGACGGCGGCATCATCCTGAGCACCGAACGGATGCGTCAGATCCGGATCGACACCGCCAACCGCACCGCGGTGGTGCAGCCCGGTCTGCTGAACTCCGAGGTGAAGCGCGCCGCCGCCGAGCATGGGCTCTGGTACCCACCCGATCCTGCCTCGGTCGAGATCTCCTCGATCGGCGGAAACGCGGCAACCAACGCCGGCGGCCTGTGCTGTGTGAAGTACGGCGTCACCAGTGATTACGTCCTGGGCATGGAGGTGGTGCTGGCCGACGGGACCGCCTTCCGGCTGGGTGGTCCACGCCTGAAAGACGTTGCCGGACTGTCGTTGACGAAACTGTTCGTCGGCTCCGAAGGCATTCTCGGGGTGATCACCGAGCTCACACTGCGGTTGATCCCGGCCCAGCCCCCGGCCTCGACGGTGGTCGCGGTGTTCGCCTCGGTCCAGGACGCCGCCGATGCGGTGGTGGCGATCACCGCCAAGGTTCGACCCGCGATGTTGGAACTGATGGACCACGCCAGCATCAACGCGGTCGAGGACTACAGCCGGATGGGTCTGGATCGAGCGGCGCAGGCACTGCTGCTGGTCCAGTCGGATGCGCCTGGTGCGGCCCAGGAGGAGATCGCCCACATCGTGGCTGCCTGCGAGACCTCAGGTGCCACTGAGGTTTTCGCGACCGACGATCCCGAGGAGGGGGCGGGGTTCACCGCGGCCCGCCGTCTGGTCGGTCTGGCCCTGATGCAGCTGGGCACGCTGCTGCTCGAGGATGTCACGGTGCCGATACCTGTACTGCCAGAGTTGGTGGCCGGTATCAAGCGCATCGCCGAGGACTGCGACGTGCTGATCTGCGTCGTCGCGCACGCCGGCGACGGAAACACCCACCCGGTGGTGGTTTTCGACGCCGACGACCCGGATATGAGCGCCCGTGCCGAGATGGCATTCGCCAGGGTGATGGAGTTGGCGATCGCCCTGGGCGGCACCATCACCGGCGAGCACGGCGTCGGCCGGCTCAAGCGGGACTGGCTGCCGATGCAACTCGGCGAGGACGTGATGGCGTTGACCCGCCGGATCAAGGACGCGCTGGATCCGCACGGCATCCTGAATCCGGGCGCTGTGCTGCGCTGA
- a CDS encoding spirocyclase AveC family protein produces the protein MSDLSKKPVATESISGIADLEKPGPTSSNAFRIWATVGAVFLALTLYLITRWVTGPYFEPVSGGPSEPPLYMKIPLIANAVVLWVGLPVALWFFLIRPWVRERRITLDGMLLVSMGLMMFQDPMLNYYSTWCTYNAWLFNQGSWAPYFPGWVAHEEPGHTVPEPLLTNIPGYAYGVLLLTIVGCAIMRKIKNRWPGISNLRLVLVTYAIAFVFDFVMEGLILLPIGFYSYPGAIQSLSFNAGTYYQWPIYEGLMWGGVQTALVCLRFFTDDRGRTVVERGIDRVRGGFVKQQFIRFLAIFGGVSACFFLFYNVPATWLGTQGDPWPEDVQKRSYFNPGICGEGTDRPCPNPDLPLPTHRSGYINHDGELVLPDGATMPSVVPIQRPNSDDGQ, from the coding sequence ATGAGTGACCTGTCCAAGAAGCCTGTCGCCACCGAATCGATCAGCGGAATCGCTGACCTCGAAAAGCCGGGTCCGACATCATCGAACGCGTTCAGGATCTGGGCGACCGTCGGTGCCGTGTTCCTGGCTCTGACCTTGTACCTGATCACCCGGTGGGTCACCGGCCCCTATTTCGAGCCGGTGTCGGGTGGGCCGAGCGAGCCACCGCTGTACATGAAGATCCCGTTGATCGCCAACGCTGTCGTGCTGTGGGTAGGCCTGCCGGTTGCCTTGTGGTTCTTCCTGATCCGGCCCTGGGTGCGGGAGCGGCGTATCACGCTCGACGGCATGCTGCTGGTGTCGATGGGCCTGATGATGTTCCAGGACCCGATGCTGAACTACTACAGCACCTGGTGCACGTACAACGCCTGGCTGTTCAACCAGGGCTCCTGGGCCCCGTACTTCCCCGGCTGGGTGGCGCACGAAGAGCCGGGCCATACCGTGCCCGAGCCGCTGCTGACCAACATTCCCGGCTACGCGTACGGCGTGCTGCTGCTCACCATCGTCGGGTGCGCGATCATGCGAAAGATCAAGAACCGTTGGCCTGGGATCAGCAATCTCCGGTTGGTCTTGGTCACCTATGCGATCGCCTTCGTCTTCGACTTCGTCATGGAGGGGCTGATCCTCCTGCCCATCGGCTTCTACTCCTACCCCGGCGCCATCCAGTCGTTGTCGTTCAACGCCGGCACCTACTACCAGTGGCCCATCTACGAGGGGCTGATGTGGGGTGGTGTCCAGACGGCGCTTGTCTGCCTGCGGTTCTTCACCGATGACCGGGGGCGTACCGTGGTCGAACGCGGAATCGACCGGGTCCGAGGCGGATTCGTCAAGCAGCAGTTCATCCGCTTCCTGGCGATCTTCGGTGGTGTCAGCGCATGCTTCTTCCTGTTCTACAACGTTCCGGCGACGTGGCTCGGCACCCAGGGCGATCCGTGGCCGGAGGACGTGCAGAAGCGTTCCTACTTCAACCCCGGCATCTGCGGCGAAGGCACCGACCGGCCGTGCCCAAACCCCGATCTGCCGCTACCGACCCATCGGTCGGGGTACATCAACCACGACGGTGAACTGGTCCTGCCGGACGGCGCGACCATGCCATCCGTCGTGCCGATCCAAAGGCCGAACAGCGATGACGGTCAGTAA
- the fadD12 gene encoding acyl-CoA ligase FadD12 — translation MRRAGVLAVMRPDKYLRIGAAMARENMGVTSGFAASAQRCPNRPGLVDELGTLTWQQVDQQADALAAGLQALPGGEPKVLGIMARNHRGFVLSLIAANRIGADVLLLNTSFAGPALAEVVNREAVDAVIYDEEFTGTLDQALAERPNTARIVAWTDTFSHDVTVAKLVEEHRGKEPARSTEKSKVILLTSGTTGTPKGAKHSGGGPEVLKAILDRTPWHAEERVVIVAPMFHAWGFSQLAFAASMACTIVTRRKFDPEATLELVDRHRARGLCVVPVMFDRIMDLPENVLNRYDGRSLRFAAASGSRMRPDVVTAFMDRFGDIIYNNYNATEAGMIATATPADLRAAPDTAGKPAEGTEIRILDSEFKQVPTREVGTIYVRNSTQFDGYTSGATKDFHEGFMSSGDVGYLDEAGRLFVVGRDDEMIVSGGENVYPIEVEKVLAGHPEVGEAAVIGVDDAQYGQRLVAFVVLSGSDSQATPEDLKAYVRENLANYKVPREITVLDALPRNSTGKIDRRQLQEKVNG, via the coding sequence ATGCGCCGGGCCGGAGTACTCGCAGTGATGCGCCCGGACAAATACCTGCGCATCGGCGCCGCGATGGCCCGCGAGAACATGGGCGTCACTTCGGGTTTCGCGGCGTCCGCGCAGCGTTGCCCGAACCGGCCCGGCCTGGTCGACGAGCTCGGCACCCTGACCTGGCAGCAGGTCGACCAGCAGGCCGACGCCTTGGCCGCCGGATTGCAGGCGCTGCCGGGTGGTGAGCCGAAGGTGCTGGGCATCATGGCCCGCAATCACCGCGGCTTCGTGCTGTCGCTGATCGCCGCCAATCGCATCGGTGCCGACGTGCTGCTGCTCAACACGTCGTTCGCCGGCCCGGCGCTGGCCGAGGTGGTCAACCGCGAAGCGGTCGACGCCGTCATCTACGACGAAGAGTTCACCGGCACTCTCGATCAAGCACTTGCCGAGCGTCCGAACACCGCGCGGATCGTCGCCTGGACCGACACCTTCAGCCACGACGTCACGGTCGCCAAGCTCGTCGAGGAACACCGCGGCAAGGAGCCTGCGCGCTCGACCGAGAAGAGCAAGGTGATCCTGCTGACCTCGGGCACGACGGGAACTCCCAAGGGCGCCAAGCATTCCGGTGGTGGCCCCGAGGTGCTCAAGGCGATCCTCGATCGCACCCCGTGGCACGCCGAGGAGCGGGTGGTGATCGTGGCGCCGATGTTTCACGCCTGGGGCTTCTCCCAGCTGGCCTTCGCGGCGTCGATGGCCTGCACCATCGTCACCCGGCGCAAGTTCGACCCGGAGGCCACGCTCGAGCTGGTCGACCGGCACCGGGCGAGGGGCCTGTGTGTGGTGCCGGTGATGTTCGACCGGATCATGGATCTGCCCGAGAACGTGCTGAACCGCTACGACGGCCGCTCGCTGCGGTTCGCCGCGGCATCGGGATCACGCATGCGTCCCGATGTCGTCACCGCATTCATGGACCGGTTCGGCGACATCATCTACAACAACTACAACGCCACCGAGGCCGGCATGATCGCGACCGCGACGCCCGCCGACCTGCGGGCCGCACCGGATACTGCCGGTAAACCCGCGGAGGGCACCGAGATTCGCATCCTGGATTCGGAGTTCAAGCAGGTCCCCACCCGCGAGGTGGGCACCATCTACGTGCGCAACTCGACGCAGTTCGACGGCTACACCTCCGGCGCCACGAAGGATTTCCACGAGGGCTTCATGTCCTCGGGCGATGTCGGCTACCTGGATGAGGCCGGCCGGTTGTTCGTGGTGGGACGCGACGACGAGATGATCGTCTCCGGCGGCGAGAACGTGTACCCGATCGAGGTGGAGAAGGTCCTGGCCGGCCATCCCGAGGTCGGCGAGGCCGCGGTGATCGGTGTCGACGACGCGCAGTACGGGCAGCGGCTTGTCGCATTCGTGGTGCTGTCCGGCTCCGACAGCCAGGCCACTCCCGAAGATTTGAAAGCGTATGTTCGAGAGAACCTCGCCAATTACAAAGTGCCGCGGGAGATCACCGTGCTCGATGCGTTGCCGCGCAACAGCACCGGCAAGATCGACCGACGCCAGCTGCAGGAGAAGGTGAATGGCTGA
- a CDS encoding alpha/beta hydrolase produces the protein MADRHPGLRGRLLLAAVELLNAANAVKPIGRRGYSTILAFAFGWPTSENAPLVITGSALDALRRGVRGDYRSTSGRISLLLKAISWALLVLVHRRGVQSRPYFEDPVREALADEYPSALRPLRRGEVYSTSMSRRRYARKTVHYGPHRANLADIWMRPDLPRDGKAPVLLQVPGGAWMIGMRRPQSYPLMSHLAEQGWICVSIGYRISPRHPWPNHIIDVKQALAWVKANIAEYGGDPDAVCITGGSAGGHLTALAALTPNDPKWQPGFEDADTSVAAAVPVYGRYDWFSTTGAGRQEFVEILERLIVKLPLDGNDQVYKDASPITLVHPDAPPFFVLHGVNDSLIPVREGREFVKALREVSNSPVIYAEIPHAQHAFDIFGSPRGHYTADAVSEFLNWARVRAQNTTVLGGDESDDDVASGY, from the coding sequence ATGGCTGACCGCCATCCTGGACTAAGAGGGCGGCTGCTCCTTGCCGCTGTCGAGCTCCTCAACGCTGCCAACGCAGTGAAACCGATCGGACGCAGGGGCTACAGCACCATCCTGGCCTTCGCCTTCGGCTGGCCGACCTCCGAGAATGCACCACTGGTGATCACCGGGTCGGCCCTCGATGCACTGCGTCGCGGCGTCCGTGGCGATTACCGGTCGACGAGCGGCCGAATCTCCCTGCTGCTCAAAGCGATTTCCTGGGCACTGCTGGTGCTGGTGCACCGTCGCGGTGTGCAATCTCGGCCCTACTTCGAAGATCCGGTGCGCGAGGCGCTGGCCGACGAGTATCCGTCGGCTCTGCGCCCCCTGCGACGCGGCGAGGTGTACTCCACCTCGATGAGCCGACGCCGCTATGCGCGCAAGACGGTGCATTACGGCCCCCATCGGGCCAACCTGGCCGACATCTGGATGCGCCCGGACCTGCCGCGCGACGGCAAGGCCCCGGTGCTGCTGCAGGTGCCGGGCGGGGCCTGGATGATCGGCATGCGCCGGCCGCAGTCCTATCCACTGATGAGCCACCTGGCCGAGCAAGGTTGGATCTGCGTGTCGATCGGCTACCGGATCAGCCCCCGACACCCGTGGCCCAACCACATCATCGACGTGAAGCAGGCGCTGGCCTGGGTGAAGGCCAACATCGCGGAGTACGGCGGCGACCCGGACGCGGTGTGCATCACCGGCGGTTCGGCGGGCGGACATCTGACCGCGCTGGCCGCACTGACCCCGAACGACCCCAAGTGGCAGCCGGGTTTCGAGGACGCCGACACCTCGGTGGCCGCCGCGGTGCCCGTATACGGCCGTTACGACTGGTTCAGCACCACCGGTGCCGGGCGCCAGGAGTTCGTCGAGATTCTCGAGCGACTCATCGTCAAGCTGCCGCTGGACGGCAACGATCAGGTCTACAAGGACGCCTCACCGATCACGCTGGTACACCCCGATGCGCCACCGTTCTTCGTGCTGCACGGGGTCAACGACTCGCTGATCCCGGTGCGTGAAGGTCGTGAGTTCGTCAAGGCGCTACGAGAGGTGTCGAATTCCCCGGTGATTTACGCCGAGATTCCGCACGCCCAGCACGCATTCGACATCTTCGGCTCACCTCGCGGGCACTACACCGCCGATGCCGTCTCCGAGTTCCTGAACTGGGCCCGGGTCAGGGCGCAGAACACCACAGTCCTCGGAGGGGACGAATCGGACGACGACGTCGCGTCCGGTTACTAG
- a CDS encoding amidohydrolase family protein: MTVTVSSNSAQRKPAAERIAVRCVDSDVHPVPRRGVLGEYIPEPWRSRYFGTHDVGELIYYDAPDYAHAYAMRTDTFPADGEFAGSDPDLAFRQLIMEAGADIAILEPAAYSAHIPEANHAMNCALNDWQANHWLDSHNNWHERWRGSICLAVEAPELGAQEIERWAGHPYMAQVLIKAEPRPSWGDPKYDPIWAAATKHDITVSCHLSRGEYDELPLPPVGLPSYNHDFMVTYSLLAANQVMSLIFDGVFDRFPTLRIVFVEHAFTWILPLMWRMDAIYEARKSWMDIKRKPSEYVKDHIKFTTQPLDYPEDKTELSRAFEWMECDKILLFSSDYPHWTFDDPRWLVKHLPEHARENVMFRNGIQTYKLPETVPVLEGQVRVF, encoded by the coding sequence ATGACCGTCACGGTGTCTTCCAATTCGGCCCAGAGAAAGCCCGCCGCCGAACGCATCGCGGTGCGTTGCGTCGATTCCGATGTGCACCCGGTGCCGCGTCGCGGCGTGCTGGGTGAGTACATCCCCGAGCCATGGCGCAGTAGATATTTCGGGACACACGATGTCGGGGAGCTGATCTACTACGACGCGCCCGACTACGCGCACGCCTACGCCATGCGCACCGACACGTTCCCCGCTGACGGCGAATTCGCCGGCAGCGATCCGGATCTGGCGTTCCGGCAGCTCATCATGGAGGCCGGCGCCGATATCGCGATCCTGGAGCCCGCGGCGTACTCGGCCCACATTCCCGAGGCCAACCACGCGATGAACTGCGCGCTGAACGATTGGCAGGCCAACCACTGGCTGGACAGTCACAACAACTGGCACGAGCGGTGGCGCGGATCCATCTGCCTGGCCGTCGAGGCGCCGGAACTCGGGGCGCAGGAGATCGAGCGGTGGGCCGGCCATCCCTACATGGCGCAGGTCCTGATCAAGGCCGAGCCGCGGCCGTCGTGGGGCGATCCGAAGTACGACCCGATCTGGGCCGCGGCCACCAAACACGACATCACCGTGAGCTGCCACCTGTCCCGCGGTGAATACGACGAACTGCCCCTACCACCCGTCGGATTGCCCAGCTACAACCACGACTTCATGGTCACCTACTCGCTGTTGGCGGCCAACCAGGTGATGAGCCTGATCTTCGACGGGGTCTTCGACCGGTTCCCGACCCTGCGCATCGTGTTCGTCGAGCACGCGTTCACCTGGATCCTGCCGCTGATGTGGCGCATGGATGCCATCTACGAAGCTCGCAAATCCTGGATGGACATCAAGCGCAAGCCCAGCGAATACGTCAAGGACCACATCAAGTTCACCACCCAGCCGCTGGACTACCCCGAGGACAAGACCGAACTGTCGCGGGCCTTCGAGTGGATGGAGTGCGACAAGATTCTGTTGTTCTCCAGCGATTACCCGCACTGGACCTTCGACGACCCACGCTGGCTGGTCAAGCACCTGCCCGAGCACGCCCGCGAAAACGTGATGTTCCGCAATGGGATTCAGACCTACAAGCTGCCCGAGACGGTGCCGGTGCTCGAGGGTCAGGTGCGGGTCTTCTAA
- a CDS encoding 1-acyl-sn-glycerol-3-phosphate acyltransferase — translation MAATDIDPSEITKWDPGLTEKVMGFLRPLIKGYHRAEVRGLDSFPNGGALVVSNHSGGLFALDVPVFATGFYEKFGFERPVYTLSHDMLMTGPTAAFFKKTGFIRANHENADEALRSGGVVVVFPGGDYDVYRPTLSANKIDFAGRTGYIKAAINAGVPIVPMVGIGGQETQLFLSRGTEIAKALGPIARMARTKIVPVSFGFPFGLSAVLPLNVPLPSKIVMTTLPPIDIEAEFGENPDIDEVDAHVRRVMQRALDELAEERRFPVIG, via the coding sequence GTGGCCGCGACCGACATCGACCCGTCCGAAATCACCAAGTGGGATCCGGGCCTCACCGAGAAGGTCATGGGCTTCCTGCGGCCACTGATCAAGGGCTACCACCGCGCCGAGGTGCGCGGGCTGGACAGTTTCCCCAACGGCGGCGCGCTGGTGGTGTCGAACCATTCGGGCGGCCTGTTCGCGCTGGACGTGCCGGTGTTCGCGACGGGCTTCTACGAGAAGTTCGGTTTCGAGCGCCCGGTGTACACCCTCAGCCACGACATGCTGATGACCGGCCCGACCGCGGCCTTCTTCAAGAAGACCGGCTTCATCCGGGCCAACCACGAGAACGCCGACGAGGCATTGCGGTCGGGCGGCGTGGTCGTGGTGTTCCCCGGCGGCGACTATGACGTGTACCGCCCGACCTTGTCGGCGAACAAGATCGACTTCGCCGGGCGCACCGGTTACATCAAGGCCGCGATCAACGCCGGCGTGCCGATCGTGCCCATGGTCGGTATCGGCGGCCAGGAGACCCAACTGTTCCTGTCCCGCGGCACCGAGATCGCCAAGGCTCTCGGCCCGATCGCTCGGATGGCCCGCACCAAGATCGTGCCGGTGTCGTTCGGCTTCCCATTCGGCCTGTCGGCGGTCCTGCCGCTCAATGTGCCCTTGCCGTCCAAGATCGTGATGACGACGCTGCCGCCGATCGACATCGAAGCCGAGTTCGGTGAGAACCCCGACATCGACGAGGTCGACGCGCATGTCCGCCGAGTCATGCAGCGCGCCTTGGACGAGCTGGCCGAAGAGCGCCGTTTCCCGGTGATCGGCTGA
- a CDS encoding TetR/AcrR family transcriptional regulator, whose protein sequence is MAERWTRERRLEHTRAVLLDAAEEVFAEKGFAPATLDDIARAAGYTKGAIYKHFATKEDLFLAVSDRYWRRYFDNFSEVMSSASQIGEAELDEIAKRWRQLSRDRGAEHAALGHEFTLYLLRNPDARERVAAKRAEVVEALGKFIAAGMERWGATLRIPAPTFAQVLIATSDSVVLGSELDDVDLYRPIVDMYVSAIKLP, encoded by the coding sequence ATGGCGGAGCGCTGGACCCGGGAACGCAGACTCGAGCACACCCGCGCGGTGCTGCTCGACGCGGCCGAGGAGGTCTTCGCCGAAAAGGGTTTTGCACCAGCCACTCTCGACGACATCGCGCGGGCCGCCGGTTACACCAAGGGCGCCATCTACAAGCACTTCGCAACCAAGGAAGACCTGTTCCTGGCCGTGAGTGACCGCTACTGGCGGCGCTACTTCGACAACTTCTCCGAGGTGATGTCGAGCGCGAGCCAGATCGGCGAGGCGGAGCTCGACGAAATCGCCAAGCGCTGGCGTCAACTGAGCCGGGACCGCGGTGCCGAGCACGCCGCGTTGGGGCACGAGTTCACTCTCTACCTACTCCGCAACCCCGATGCGCGGGAACGGGTGGCCGCCAAACGCGCGGAAGTCGTCGAGGCGCTGGGCAAGTTCATCGCCGCCGGGATGGAACGCTGGGGCGCAACGCTGCGGATTCCGGCGCCGACATTCGCCCAGGTCCTGATCGCCACCAGCGACTCGGTGGTGTTGGGCAGCGAACTCGACGACGTCGACCTCTACCGGCCGATCGTCGACATGTACGTGTCGGCGATCAAGCTGCCCTAG
- a CDS encoding nitric oxide reductase activation protein NorD yields the protein MARADELAYTDGRIVFVSASADAGRQRREVLVQSALLGAGSLDHQYVKRLRARPSLARRYLALEGHRVMTELGPRIPLAAAAVGPDAAARSASSEESLQIALGRTKLDAPPDWFGTIKPSTLIRTRGEAGSGATSTEYAGPSDLDDDGDDGDDDGPPEKSWILKLFEVPIGAQAPVKFLRTLFGSSRSSGSEGAGGELGVGSMRRTSSAGVNARPAPTPIHFTGVERPGAALAVGGARYPEWDVFGNRYREDWCRVIDFPITAAVDVSAVGVTRDAVLRRRLARVGLGPTVLRARPDGDDVDHEATIDLFVDLRSGHSPPEHVYTQRRKLARNLGVLILVDASGSATDVDGNGLAIHDHQRRAAATLAVTLEELGDRVAVYGFRSQGRHAVHLPAVKTFGKRFGAAERARLSQLQPSGYTRLGAGIRGAGEILKSQAGTPNRLLLVLSDGHPYDDGYEGRYAQADAAKALEELRGDGVACLCLAIGADADADALQRVFGSASHASAATLGKLSPRMDELFMSALAELAAPKARRDYGL from the coding sequence ATGGCCCGCGCGGATGAGTTGGCGTACACCGACGGGCGGATCGTCTTCGTGTCGGCCAGCGCCGATGCGGGCCGGCAGCGTCGCGAAGTGCTGGTCCAGAGCGCACTTCTCGGAGCCGGCAGCCTCGACCATCAGTACGTGAAGCGGTTGCGGGCCCGGCCCTCGCTTGCCCGCCGCTACCTGGCGCTCGAAGGACACCGTGTGATGACCGAACTCGGTCCGCGGATACCCCTGGCGGCAGCGGCGGTGGGACCGGACGCCGCCGCGCGGTCGGCCAGTTCCGAGGAATCGCTGCAGATCGCCTTGGGCAGAACCAAACTCGATGCACCACCGGACTGGTTCGGGACCATCAAGCCTTCCACCCTGATCCGAACCCGCGGCGAAGCGGGGTCGGGGGCGACGTCTACCGAGTACGCCGGCCCGTCCGACCTGGATGACGACGGTGACGACGGTGACGACGACGGGCCACCGGAGAAGAGTTGGATACTCAAACTGTTCGAGGTTCCCATCGGTGCACAGGCACCCGTGAAGTTCCTGCGCACGCTGTTCGGCAGCTCCCGTTCCTCAGGAAGCGAGGGCGCCGGCGGGGAGCTGGGAGTCGGCTCGATGCGACGGACATCGAGCGCCGGCGTGAATGCGCGCCCGGCGCCGACCCCGATTCACTTCACCGGTGTCGAGAGGCCCGGTGCGGCACTGGCAGTCGGTGGTGCCAGGTATCCGGAATGGGACGTCTTCGGTAACCGGTACCGGGAGGACTGGTGCCGCGTCATCGATTTCCCGATCACTGCCGCAGTCGACGTCTCAGCTGTCGGCGTGACACGTGACGCGGTGCTGCGGCGCAGACTGGCCCGAGTGGGCCTGGGTCCCACGGTGTTGCGTGCTCGTCCCGACGGCGACGACGTGGACCACGAGGCCACGATCGACCTGTTCGTCGATCTGCGCTCGGGCCATTCACCGCCCGAGCACGTGTACACGCAGCGCCGCAAGCTCGCCCGCAACCTCGGTGTGCTCATCCTCGTCGACGCTTCGGGGTCGGCTACCGATGTCGACGGCAACGGCCTCGCCATCCACGATCACCAACGCCGCGCGGCGGCCACGCTCGCCGTCACGCTCGAAGAACTCGGCGACCGCGTCGCGGTGTACGGGTTTCGCTCACAGGGCCGCCACGCCGTACACCTGCCCGCCGTCAAGACCTTCGGGAAACGTTTCGGTGCCGCCGAACGGGCCCGGCTCAGCCAGCTGCAACCATCCGGCTACACGCGGCTCGGGGCCGGGATCCGGGGCGCGGGCGAGATCCTCAAATCCCAAGCGGGAACACCCAACCGGCTCTTGCTGGTGCTGTCCGACGGCCATCCGTACGACGACGGCTACGAAGGTCGCTACGCGCAGGCGGATGCCGCCAAGGCCCTCGAGGAACTCCGTGGCGACGGGGTGGCCTGCCTGTGCCTGGCCATCGGTGCGGATGCGGACGCCGACGCGCTGCAGCGGGTCTTCGGCTCGGCCAGTCACGCCAGCGCTGCAACGCTGGGGAAGCTGAGTCCGAGGATGGACGAGCTGTTCATGTCGGCCCTGGCCGAGCTGGCCGCACCGAAGGCGCGCCGAGACTACGGTTTGTGA
- a CDS encoding CbbQ/NirQ/NorQ/GpvN family protein yields the protein MTVSKFRPITEPGSPPPFYRAAGREVETFLAAARRGAPVLLKGPTGCGKTRFVEAMAHELGRELITVAGHEDMTSADLVGRFLLKGGETVWVDGPLTRAVREGAICYLDEIVEARQDTTVVIHPLADHRRELPIDRLGTSLPAAPGFQLVISYNPGYQSILKSLKDSTRQRFVAISLDFPAAEIETEIVAREAGIELPTAAALVALGNAIRELDGSALSEVASTRMLILAGGLVAEGLSLRDAVQSAVVEVLSDDPDVIRGLGELVDAVLPRP from the coding sequence ATGACGGTCAGTAAGTTCCGGCCGATCACCGAGCCCGGTTCCCCGCCACCGTTCTACCGGGCCGCGGGCCGGGAGGTCGAGACCTTCCTGGCGGCCGCCCGTCGCGGTGCGCCGGTACTGCTCAAAGGACCGACCGGGTGCGGAAAGACCCGTTTCGTCGAGGCCATGGCGCACGAACTCGGCCGTGAGCTCATCACCGTCGCCGGCCATGAGGACATGACCTCGGCGGATCTAGTCGGCCGCTTCCTGCTCAAGGGCGGCGAAACCGTCTGGGTGGACGGCCCGTTGACCAGAGCGGTGCGCGAGGGCGCCATCTGCTATCTCGACGAGATCGTGGAGGCGCGTCAGGACACGACGGTGGTGATCCATCCGCTCGCCGACCACCGGCGCGAGCTGCCCATCGACCGGCTCGGTACCAGCTTGCCCGCGGCGCCGGGCTTTCAACTGGTGATCTCCTACAACCCCGGTTACCAGAGCATCCTGAAGAGCCTGAAAGACTCGACCCGGCAGCGATTCGTCGCGATCAGTCTCGACTTCCCGGCTGCCGAGATCGAAACCGAGATCGTGGCCCGTGAGGCGGGGATCGAATTGCCCACCGCCGCAGCGCTGGTCGCTCTCGGAAACGCGATCCGGGAGTTGGATGGCTCGGCACTGAGTGAGGTGGCCTCGACCCGCATGTTGATCCTCGCCGGCGGGTTGGTCGCCGAAGGACTCAGCCTGCGTGACGCTGTCCAGTCTGCCGTGGTGGAGGTGTTGTCCGACGATCCCGATGTGATCCGGGGCCTCGGAGAACTCGTCGACGCCGTTCTGCCCCGGCCGTGA